AAAGCAATAAGAGCAGGTGCGCAAGACGTTGATGTGGTAGCGCCTATTTCCCAAATAAAACAGGGCAATTGGGAATACATCGCTAAGGAAATCAAAAAGATCAAGAAAGCAGCGCGCGGCAAGACTGTTAAGATGATCATTGAAACAGGTCTTTTGACACGCGAAGAAATAATAAAAATGACCGAACTTTGCGTTCAAGGCGGCATAAGGTTCATAAAGACAGGAACAGGATACCAAAGCCCTGCCGATGCAGAATCAATTAAGTTGATAATACGCACAATCAAAGCTACTCAGCGAAGCGAAAGCGCGCTTGGAGTAGATAAAGACCAAAACATTGTTGAGGTAAAAGCAAGCGGAGGTATTAAGACGCTAGAACAGGCTTTGGAATTT
This window of the Clostridia bacterium genome carries:
- the deoC gene encoding deoxyribose-phosphate aldolase translates to MIDYTKSREVIEIIDSTLLRADVVDADIEKLCNDAKEYEFAAVIVNPLHVKKARKLLRGSPVKVGTVVAFPLGEEFTNIKVMQVKKAIRAGAQDVDVVAPISQIKQGNWEYIAKEIKKIKKAARGKTVKMIIETGLLTREEIIKMTELCVQGGIRFIKTGTGYQSPADAESIKLIIRTIKATQRSESALGVDKDQNIVEVKASGGIKTLEQALEF